The genomic DNA TGTATGCTCTTCTTGTCTTGTGATGCTCGCGTTTGAAGTAATCCCACTGTGCCTGTACGGCATTGTTCGTTTCCAGTTCCGGATTGCTTTCCGCATAAATAGCTCCGACACTCTTGTAAACAGGTATCAGGTCGTTGAACAGCAATGCGTTCACGCCTTTGCTCTGATATTCCGGCAAGACACCCGTCAGGTAGAGGTCGATCACTTTCGGCTTGCTCTTCAAAGCCTTCAGCAGATAAATCCAACCGAACGGGAAAAGATGCCCTTTCGCTTTCTGCATAGCCTTGGACAGGTTGGGAAGCGAGATTCCGAAACCGACCACTTCGTCGTCTTCCTCACGGACGATAAGCGTCACCAGGTCGTAGCGAAGCATCGGAATGTACATATTGATGTAGTAGTCGATCTGCTTTTGAGTCAGACGTGCGAAGCCGTATAACGGCGCGTACGACTCGTTCAATGTCCGGAACACCTTCTGCGCGTACGGCATGATCGATTTCGCGTTCTTAAACTTCATAACCTTCAGTCCGTATTTCTTCTTTACGATCTCGCCGATACGCAGATGTTTTTCCGGTACTCCGTCCGGTATATAGATTTTGAACTCATGCCAGTCCTGGTCTTTTGTATATCCCATACGTTCCATTTGTTTCGGATAGTAAGGATAATTATAGATGGTCGCCATCGTCCCGATCTGGTCGAATCCCTCTATCAGCATTCCTTCGTGATCCATATCGGTAAATCCCATCGGCCCTTGCAGCGCCTCCATGCCTTGTCCTACCGCCCATTTTTCTACAGCACCGAACAGGGCATCCACCACTTCGGCATCGTCAATGAAGTCTACGAACCCGAAACGTGCATATTTCTGGTTCCATGTCTCGTTGCTCCGGCGGTTGATCATTCCTGCGATGCGTCCCACAACCTTTCCGTCTTTGTATGCTAAAAAGTAGATCGCATCACACACTTCGAACGCCGGATTCTTCTTTTTATCCAACGTCACCATCTCTTCTTCGATCAGGCCGGGCACATGATACGGGTTGCCTTTATATAATTCGATATTGAACTTTACGAACTTTTTGAGTTCCTTCTTACTGGTAACTTCTTTAATTACTACGCTCATCGGTCATTTAGTTTGAACGGCAAATTTACACAATTAATTCATTTTTAGTGCCGGTTGGCAAGAAGAAAATGTTTTCTCTCCTTGAGCCCATAAAATCTTTGGCGTCTATTTTGCATCGGAATTGAAACGGATCGTAATGGTTTGTCGATGGAATGAAAGGGATTGTGCTTTTATCTCTGTATTGTCCTTTTGTACAAATAACTCGATTTTAAGGTGTGTAATGATTCCAATTTCTTATCTTTGTGGCGTTTTCGTTGTTCCTTGTGTGGGAGTGACGGACCTTTGTGTATCCGAAACTTTATTTGGAAACACTTAATCGTAACTTTTATTTGATTATAAAATCATGAAAATAGCTATCGTCGGGACAGGTTATGTGGGGCTTGTCACCGGTACTTGTTTTGCAGAAATGGGAACCGAAGTTTTCTGCGTTGACGTAAATGCCGAAAAGATCACAAACCTGAAACAAGGTATCATCCCTATCTACGAACCCGGCCTTGAAGAGATGGTTCACCGCAACCAGCAAGCCGGCCGTCTCCATTTCACAACCGATTTGACAGAATGCCTGAACGAGGTCGAAGTCCTCTTCAGCGCCGTAGGTACTCCGCCCGACGAAGACGGTAGTGCCGACCTGAAGTATGTGCTCGAAGTAGCCCGTACCGTCGGCCGCAACATGACCAAACATCTCCTTGTCGTGACGAAGAGCACCGTTCCGGTAGGCACGGCCCGTAAAGTCCGTGAGACGATTCAGGAAGAACTGGATAAACGGGGTTTGCCGCTTGAGTTCGATGTTGCTTCGAATCCTGAATTTCTGAAAGAAGGTGCGGCCATCAAGGACTTTATGAGTCCGGATCGTGTGGTCGTCGGTGTCGAATCCGAACGTGCAAAGGAGTTGATGACCCGCTTGTACCGTCCGTTCCTGTTGAACAACTTCCGTGTGATTTTCATGGATGTACCATCCGCCGAGATGACGAAATATGCGGCCAATGCCATGCTGGCTACCCGTATCAGCTTTATGAACGATGTGGCGAACCTCTGCGAGATTGTCGGTGCCGATGTGAATATGGTGCGTAAGGGGATCGGCTCGGATGCCCGTATCGGCAACCGTTTCCTGTATGCCGGTATCGGCTATGGAGGTTCCTGTTTCCCAAAAGATATAAAAGCGTTGATCAAAACGGCCAAGTCGAACGGTTACCGGATGCGTATCCTAGAAGCGGTCGAGGCGGTCAACGAAGAGCAGAAATCCATCTTGTTCCGCAAGTTGGACGATTATTTCAAGGGTGATCTGAAAGGTAAACGTATCGCTATGTGGGGCCTGGCCTTCAAGCCGGAAACCGACGATATGCGCGAAGCCCCTTCTCTGGTCTTGATTGATAAATTATTGGCTTCCGGTTGTGAAGTGTATGTCTACGATCCAGTCTCGATGGAAGAAACCCGTCGTCGTTTGGGAGACACCATCCACTATGCCAAAGACATCTATGACGCGGTAGTGGATGCCGACGCCCTCCTGCTCGTCACGGAATGGAAAGAATTCAGGATGCCTTCCTGGTCGGCCGTCAAAAAACTGATGGCAACCCCGCTGATCTTGGATGGCCGGAACATTTACGATGTGAAGGAGTTGGAGGAGAATGGCTTTGTTTATCATTGCATAGGGAGATAGATAAGATTATCCAATCTTTTTGGAATCAAATCAATAATAAATAGAAAGTAAGCGACAACCCGCTTTTTCATCGTCAGGTTTATACCTTTTCTATTGAAGAAAAAGACGCCGTAGCTATTGAAGGGAGCATCAGTGATCTGTGTAATGCGATTGTGTTTAAAATGTTTGTATTATTTGGGAGTGTCTTATCACCCCAAAGAACATCAAACAGTATATGAGTGACTTGGTTGAATATGGTCTGTTAATCCCTTTAATCCCGGATAATCCGGGCCATTCGAACCAAAAGTTTGTATCAGTCGGATAATATTTATTCTGTCCTGACTTCGCTTAATTATGAAGAGTGGATTGAGATTGGAGAAAGGAAAATCGGAGGAATGTAAGGAATAATGCAAAGATCAAAATTAATACATAAAGTCAGTAATTTGCTTCACCCAATAGCACCTGAAGTGGATATCAATTTTTATGGTTCGCAAGCTAAGGAGAATGTAGGGCTGGATTCGGATATCGGCTTGCTGATCCTTGTCGATAAAGAAAAATTGTCTTATGATGCGGAAATATTTGATGCGTTAAGCCATCAATCAGAAGAGTTTATTTCTGCTATTGAAAATTTTTAAAGGAATGAAATAATAAATGGCAGAACAAACTCTGAAAGAAAAAACAGCCAAGGGACTTTTCTGGGGAGGGCTGAGTAATGGGGTACAACAGGTGTTGAACTTGGTGTTTGGTCTTATGTTGGCCCGTATTCTGGATGCATCCGACTACGGAATGGTTGGAATGTTGGCAATCTTTAGCGCGATTGCTTCAACGATTCAAGAAAGCGGCTTTACTGCAGCACTTACAAATCAAAAGGAAATACGGCATGAGGATTATAATGCCGTATTTTGGTTTAGTACGCTAACAGGAGTATTGTTCTATTTGATCCTTTTCTTTTGTGCACCGTTGATCGCCCAATTTTATGATAAACCGGAATTAATAGGTTTGTCTCGTATTGTCTTTTTAAGTTTTCTATTTGGAGGCTTTGGAATTGCATCGAATGCTTATATGTTTAAGATGTTGATGGTTAAAGAGAAGGCGAAGATTGATATCATATCGTTAATCTGCTCAGGAACTATCGGAGTCATATTAGCTTTAAACGGATTTGCTTATTACGGATTGGCGATACAAACGACAACTTATATAGGAATCAGTTCGTTGTTGAAACTATATTTTGCACCGTGGAAACCTACATTTCAGATAAATTTTAGCCCTCTGAAATCAATGTTTGGCTTTGGCTCAAAATTGATATTGACAAATATTTTTACACAGATAAGCAACAATGTCTTTTCTGTTGTTTTAGGGAAATTTTATACCCCACAGCAGTTGGGCTTTTATTCACAGGGGCAGAAATGGATGGGAATGGGGCACCAATTAATAGGTGGAATGATTAATGGAGTAGCACAGCCAGTGTTAGTTCAGGTAATGGATGATAAGGAAAGACAAGTGCTTGTTTTTAGAAAGATGGTTCGTTTTGGCGCATTTATTTCTTTTCCGGCCATGTTGGGATTAGCCTTTGTTGCAAAAGAATTTGTATGGATTTTATTAGGAGAAAAGTGGTTGGACAGCGTACCTTTTCTTCAGTTGTTTTGTTTTTGGGGAGCAATAGGATATTTATCTCAGTTGTATGTGAATGTATTGATGATTTATTCTCGATCAGATATTTATTTATTGGGAATGGTTCTTATAGGTATATTCCAGATATTGATAATTGGGGTGTTATATCCTTTTGGCATATTTAATATGGTAATTGGATATATAGGAATTTATTTCCTTAGTCTTTTCTTTTGGCATCATTATGTGAAGAAGATTCTACCAATAAGATTTATTTTCATATGTAAAGATGTCTTATCTTATTTGATTATTAGCGTTCTACTTTTTGTACTGCTAAGTTATATATTAAGTGGAATGACTAATTTATATATTCTTTTGTTTGCAAAGATTTTTTTATATACTATTTTTTATATTCTATCATTAAGATTGTTAGGATCTAAAATATTCGAAGATTGTTTGGAATTTGTAAAAAGCAAAATGCTATGTTAAAAATATCAGTGGTGTTGTGTACATATAATGGTGAAAAATATTTTAAGAGAACAATTAGATTCTATTATAAATCAGACATATCCTATTTATGAGATTTTTTATGCCTTTTTTGCTTATAGAGATTGTGGGGTTTCTGTATAGTTTTACGTATTGATTTCGTATATTATGTTAGTAAAAATATATAAAAAAATACCTTCTAGATTGAGAAGTAAGATTTATGATATTTTTCTAAGTAATATTTTGTTGTATTATAGAAAAACATCTGTTTCGTTATATTTTCATAATAAGAGTTGGCGACGTTTGAATAGGCATAATAGTACTTATTTATGTGGAAATTATCCATTTGGAATGATATCAGTGGGAAATTATACTTATGGAAAGATTGATATAAATTTTTTCACAAATAAGGAAAAGCTAATTATTGGAAACTTTTGTTCTATTGCAGATGGTGTTAAATTTGTTACAGGAGGGAATCATTTTGCGGATAGATTATTGACATTCCCAGTAGGAAGTATTTATAATATAGGAAAGGATGATGGATATACAAAAGGGCCAATAATAGTGGAAGATGATGTTTGGATTGCAACTAATGCTTTGATTTTATCAGGAGTGACAATTGGACGTGGTGCTATAGTTGCTGCAGGAGCGGTTGTTGTAAAAGATGTTCCACCATATGCAATTGTTGGTGGAAATCCTGCAAAAATATTGAAATATAGATTCCCCTTAGAAATAAGAGAATCTTTGATGAAGATGGATTTCTCTTTGTTGACGAAAGAATATATAGAACAGAACATAGATTTTTTTTATTCCTATATTTCAGTAGAATCTAAATGGTTTACAAATTTGTGTAAATGAAAATATGATAAATGTACTAATTATATTTGGAACTCGCCCAGAAGCAATAAAGATGGCTCCAGTGGTGAAAACACTACAGAAAAATAATAATATTTTTGATGTGAAAGTCTGTGTGACAGCTCAGCATCGTGATCTATTAGACCAGGTTTTAGAGATATTTCAAATAAAGCCTGATTATGATTTGAATATTATGAAATCGGGACAAGATTTATATGATATAACAAGTCGGGTATTATTGGAGTTGAGGTCGGTTTTAATAGAGGCTAAACCAGATGTCGTATTGGTTCATGGTGATACTACTACTTCTATGGCCGCATCGCTTGCAGCATTTTATGCTCAAATACCGGTTTGCCATGTGGAGGCTGGTTTGCGCACTCATAATATTTATAGTCCTTGGCCAGAAGAAATTAATCGACAGATAACGGGGCGTATTGCTTCATTTCATCTTGCTCCCACGGAGTTGAGTAGAAAGAATCTTCTGAAAGAAAATATTGATCCGACAAAAATTGAAGTAGTCGGCAATACAGTTATTGATGCTTTGCACATGGCACTTTCATTATTAAAAGAAAATAAGTCTTTGCAAATCAATAATGAAAATCTTCTTTTGCAGAGTCGAATACCTGTTGAGCTATTATCAAAATGGAAAGAACATGAAAGAGTATTAGTTTTGATAACAGGGCATAGAAGAGAAAACTTTGGGAAACCTTTTATTCAAATTTGTGAAAGTATAAAAACTTTGTCATTAAAGTACTCTAATGTGGATTTTGTTTATCCTATGCATCCGAATCCTCATGTTAAGGAAGCTGTGGAGTCTGTTTTTGGAGAGATAGAATCGATTTCAATGAAATACACGAATTTGTTCTTTTGTAATCCATTGGAGTATTTGCCTTTTGTTTCATTAATGGAGCTATCTTATTTGATATTAACGGATAGCGGAGGGATCCAAGAAGAGGCACCAGGATTAGGAAAACCTGTTTTGGTTATGCGTGATACGACAGAACGTCCAGAAGGAGTAGAGGCCGGTACTGTAAAATTAGTAGGGACAAGTAAAATGAAAATTGTAGATGAAGTTTCTTCTTTATTGGAAAATCATCAATTATATATGGCAATGAGCCAAGCCCAAAATCCTTATGGAGATGGATATACATCTGTTCGTATCTCAGAAATAATTAAAAGATTGTTCTCAAGTAAATTATCATGAATGTAGGAATTGTAACGACTTGGTTTGAGCGAGGGGCGGCTTATGTTTCCAGACAATACTTGGAGGCTCTTCGATCTGATTCAAACAATAGTGTGTATATATATGCGAGAGGTGGAGAATCATATGCTCGTAATCAGTCAGAATGGGATCGTGATTTTGTTACTTGGGGAAAAGTAAATAAGAAATATTATTGTGGAGCAACTGGAATAGAAAAAAAAGATTTTATAGATTGGCTTAAAAATCGACAAATAGATGTTGTTCTATTTAATGAACAAAATTGGTGGATTCCAGTAATTTGGTGTAAAGAATTAGGTATTAAAGTTGGTACATATGTGGATTACTATACTGAAGAAACAGTACCTTTTTTTGCTATATATGATTACATTTTATGTAACACAAAACGTCATTATCGGTTGTTTAAAGATTTACCTCAGAGTTTTTATATCCCTTGGGGTACAGATATTAATCTTTTCTCTAATAATATTGAAGAATCATGTGAACAATCACAGATTACATTCTTTCATTCGGCAGGAATGAATCCGATAAGAAAGGGTACGGATACTGTTATTGCTGCTTTTTTGTCATTACCTGCTTTTTATAAGGATAAGGCAAAATTACTTATTCATCTCAAGTCGCATTAGATAATTATGTAGCAAGGTATGATCAATCAATATTATTGAGTTCAAATATCGAAGTGAGGACGGAGACTGTTGCTGCGCCAGGACTGTATCATTTGGGAGATATTTATGTTTATCCTTCTATATTGGATGGTTTAGGCTTAACTGTTGCAGAGGCTTTGTCTTGTGGATTACCCTGTATTGTACCAGATAATGCTCCAATGAATGAATTTATACAAAGTGGAATAAATGGACGTATCGCGGACGTAGAATATTTGTACGCTCGTAGTGATGGATATTTTTGGCCTCAATGTAAAGTTTCAGTTAAATCGATTCAAGAACAGATGATTTATTATTTGAATAATATTGATAGAATAAAGGTATTTAAGAAAGAGGCTCGTATTTATGCGGAACAAAATTTGAATTGGAAAGATCGATATATGCAAGTTTGCGAGATATTGAAGAATGCAACTATAGCACCATATAAGGAAGATTTAGTTGATCAAATAAAATGTTTTGAACATAGAAAAACAGGTAAGTTTAATGTACTACCTTATGCTTTCTATTATTGGAAAAAACTGAAAGGATAAAATGAGATTATTATATATTGCAGTACATGAGCAAAATAAAGATTGGGGGGCTGAACATTTTTTAGCAAAGGCGTTCCTCTCTTTAGGTGTGGATTTAGTAACTATCGATTATAGAAAACATAGGAAAGATATAATTCAACGAATAAAACAAGTAGGAGATTTTGACTATTTTTTCTTACAAAGAGGAGATGATTTTCCTATAGGAATATTAAAATCAATCAATAGACCCAAGTTCTTTTGGGCATCTGAATTAGTTTCAAGGAATAGAGATCAAGACCGATTGTTAAATTCGGGCTTATTTGAACATGTTTTTGTTCACACATTAGCCTGTAAACGTTCAATTATAGAGAAAGGTTGGTTGACAGAAGATAAAGTAACTGTTCTATTAAATGGCTTTGATCCAATGTCACATTATCCAATAGAGGGAATAAAAAAAGATATTGATGTCTTATTTATTGGAAATATGCTTGGTCGACGAAGAAAGTGGCTGGATGAAATAAAAAGATCGTGTAATCTATATGAGGCAGTTGGAATTTATGGTGCTGATATGGTTCAATTGGTAAATCGGGCCAAAATAGTATTGAATATTCATTCAGAGGAATATTTGGATACAGAAACAAGATTATTTGAAGTAATGGCATGTAGATCTTTTTTGTTATCCGAGAGACTGTCTGAAGATTCTCCATTTGTAAATGGTTTACACCTGGTTGAGGTTATGGATGTAAAGGAAATGATTTCTTCTATTCAGATATATCTGGAATCTTCTGAACTTCGTCAGAAGATTTCAAATGGAGGGTATGAATGTGTTATGGAAAATCATACTTATTTGAAAAGGGCTGAGTTGTTGTTATCACTGTTTACTTCTTATTACAAAACTGGACAGAATCTGTCTGTTGATCCTATCCAGTTAAAGAAAGCGGTGTTAGAAAGTTTTTATTTGTATGAGAAAAATCGTTTGCTTGATTCTTATAGGCAATTAAGGTATTCGATAAGAAAAAGATTTAAATGAAAAAGAAGGATATTATTTTAAGAGTTTGGGGTGGAGTTGGCAATCAGTTATTTATTTACGCTTTTGCAAAAGTCTTATCTTTGATTACTGATTGCAAAGTTACATTAGATATAAGAACGGGATTTGCTAATGATGGATATAAAAGAGTTTATAGATTAGGAGACTTTTCAATTTCATTATTGCCAGCTTTACGCTTTTATACATTATTATCCTTTGCACAAAGGAAGATGCCTTATATAAGGCATCTTTTAGCATATAAATTTGATTTTTTTGAAGAAGATCAAAAATACCCTTTAGAAACTTTGGATAGTTTTTTTAAGATTTACTCGGATAAGAATTTGTATCTTCAAGGATATTGGCAATATTTTGATTTTAGTTCCTATCGAGATGTTTTGTTAAAAGATTTAAGATTTGAAGTTGAAATTAATAACACTTATTTGTATTATTCTGATTTGATAGAAAAATCGAACGCAGTAGCTATTCATTTTAGAAGGATACAATACGAACCTGTTATAAGTATAGATTATTATAAGAAGGCAATAAAATATATATCTGAAAATGTAGAAAATCCTACCTTTTTTATTTTTTCAGATGATATAAATTGGTGTAGAGAAAATCTATCGATTAATGGGATTTGTTTTTTTGTTGAGAATTTTAAAGATGAACTTTATGAACTAAAATTAATGAGCCAATGTAATCATTTTATTATTGCTAATAGTACTTTTAGTTGGTGGGGAGCGTGGCTTTCAGTGAATGCAGATAAAAAGGTTATTATGCCAGATGGTTATACAGATGTAAGTATGAATGGTTCTATTGTACATATATAAATGAAGAATATGAAAATAGCAGTAATCGGCCTCGGCTATGTTGGTATGCCATTGGCTGTTGAATTTAGTAAAAAGTATCCGGTTGTCGGATTTGATATAAATGAGGCTCGTGTAAAGGAGCTTCAAGGTGGAAGTGATAGAACAAGAGAGATTGATAGTTCATCTTTGAAAGAAGTGCTATCGCTTTCTGATACAAATCATGCGATAGGCTTGAAATTAAGCCATGATATAGAAGCATTGCATGATTGTAACTTCTTTATTGTGACGGTTCCAACCCCTATAACCAAATTTAAAACTCCGGATTTGAAGCCTTTGTTAGGGGCTTCGTCCACGGTTGGCAAAGTTTTGAAGAAAGGTGATATTGTTGTGTACGAATCGACCGTGTATCCAGGTTGTACAGAAGAAGATTGCGTGCCTGTATTGGAAAAGGAATCAGGTTTGAAATTCAATCAGGATTTCTTTTGTGGTTATTCCCCTGAACGTATTAATCCAGGTGATAAAAAGAATACTTTGACAACGATAAAGAAGGTGGTATCTGGATCAACACCTGAGATTGCAGATAGGATAAACGAACTTTATAGCTCCATAATTAAAGCCGGTACATTTAAGGCTTCTTGCATAAAAGTCGCAGAAGCTTGTAAAGCTATTGAGAATGCGCAGCGAGATGTCAATATTTCTTTTATGAATGAGTTGGCTCTTATTTTTGATAAGATGGGTATTGATACGCAAGAGGTATTGGATGCTGCCGCGACAAAGTGGAACTTTTTGAAGTTTGCTCCTGGCTTAGTAGGTGGACATTGTATCGGTGTGGATCCGTATTATTTGTTACACAAGTCACA from Parabacteroides merdae ATCC 43184 includes the following:
- a CDS encoding alpha-1,2-fucosyltransferase codes for the protein MKKKDIILRVWGGVGNQLFIYAFAKVLSLITDCKVTLDIRTGFANDGYKRVYRLGDFSISLLPALRFYTLLSFAQRKMPYIRHLLAYKFDFFEEDQKYPLETLDSFFKIYSDKNLYLQGYWQYFDFSSYRDVLLKDLRFEVEINNTYLYYSDLIEKSNAVAIHFRRIQYEPVISIDYYKKAIKYISENVENPTFFIFSDDINWCRENLSINGICFFVENFKDELYELKLMSQCNHFIIANSTFSWWGAWLSVNADKKVIMPDGYTDVSMNGSIVHI
- a CDS encoding CatB-related O-acetyltransferase, yielding MRSKIYDIFLSNILLYYRKTSVSLYFHNKSWRRLNRHNSTYLCGNYPFGMISVGNYTYGKIDINFFTNKEKLIIGNFCSIADGVKFVTGGNHFADRLLTFPVGSIYNIGKDDGYTKGPIIVEDDVWIATNALILSGVTIGRGAIVAAGAVVVKDVPPYAIVGGNPAKILKYRFPLEIRESLMKMDFSLLTKEYIEQNIDFFYSYISVESKWFTNLCK
- the wecB gene encoding non-hydrolyzing UDP-N-acetylglucosamine 2-epimerase; translated protein: MINVLIIFGTRPEAIKMAPVVKTLQKNNNIFDVKVCVTAQHRDLLDQVLEIFQIKPDYDLNIMKSGQDLYDITSRVLLELRSVLIEAKPDVVLVHGDTTTSMAASLAAFYAQIPVCHVEAGLRTHNIYSPWPEEINRQITGRIASFHLAPTELSRKNLLKENIDPTKIEVVGNTVIDALHMALSLLKENKSLQINNENLLLQSRIPVELLSKWKEHERVLVLITGHRRENFGKPFIQICESIKTLSLKYSNVDFVYPMHPNPHVKEAVESVFGEIESISMKYTNLFFCNPLEYLPFVSLMELSYLILTDSGGIQEEAPGLGKPVLVMRDTTERPEGVEAGTVKLVGTSKMKIVDEVSSLLENHQLYMAMSQAQNPYGDGYTSVRISEIIKRLFSSKLS
- a CDS encoding glycosyltransferase family protein, whose product is MRLLYIAVHEQNKDWGAEHFLAKAFLSLGVDLVTIDYRKHRKDIIQRIKQVGDFDYFFLQRGDDFPIGILKSINRPKFFWASELVSRNRDQDRLLNSGLFEHVFVHTLACKRSIIEKGWLTEDKVTVLLNGFDPMSHYPIEGIKKDIDVLFIGNMLGRRRKWLDEIKRSCNLYEAVGIYGADMVQLVNRAKIVLNIHSEEYLDTETRLFEVMACRSFLLSERLSEDSPFVNGLHLVEVMDVKEMISSIQIYLESSELRQKISNGGYECVMENHTYLKRAELLLSLFTSYYKTGQNLSVDPIQLKKAVLESFYLYEKNRLLDSYRQLRYSIRKRFK
- a CDS encoding glycosyltransferase, with the protein product MSSNIEVRTETVAAPGLYHLGDIYVYPSILDGLGLTVAEALSCGLPCIVPDNAPMNEFIQSGINGRIADVEYLYARSDGYFWPQCKVSVKSIQEQMIYYLNNIDRIKVFKKEARIYAEQNLNWKDRYMQVCEILKNATIAPYKEDLVDQIKCFEHRKTGKFNVLPYAFYYWKKLKG
- a CDS encoding nucleotide sugar dehydrogenase, with the translated sequence MKNMKIAVIGLGYVGMPLAVEFSKKYPVVGFDINEARVKELQGGSDRTREIDSSSLKEVLSLSDTNHAIGLKLSHDIEALHDCNFFIVTVPTPITKFKTPDLKPLLGASSTVGKVLKKGDIVVYESTVYPGCTEEDCVPVLEKESGLKFNQDFFCGYSPERINPGDKKNTLTTIKKVVSGSTPEIADRINELYSSIIKAGTFKASCIKVAEACKAIENAQRDVNISFMNELALIFDKMGIDTQEVLDAAATKWNFLKFAPGLVGGHCIGVDPYYLLHKSQCLGYNPQVILSGRTVNNEMGRFVASKTVKLMIRHGIKIVGSKVLVLGFTFKENCPDTRNTKVVDIIDELKDFGVDVDVYDPYALRDEVKEEYGVELLEQMSDIKKYDGIILAVAHDEFKQLDFGFVRNQPTVLFDVKGVLDKSLVHGRL
- a CDS encoding lipopolysaccharide biosynthesis protein, whose protein sequence is MAEQTLKEKTAKGLFWGGLSNGVQQVLNLVFGLMLARILDASDYGMVGMLAIFSAIASTIQESGFTAALTNQKEIRHEDYNAVFWFSTLTGVLFYLILFFCAPLIAQFYDKPELIGLSRIVFLSFLFGGFGIASNAYMFKMLMVKEKAKIDIISLICSGTIGVILALNGFAYYGLAIQTTTYIGISSLLKLYFAPWKPTFQINFSPLKSMFGFGSKLILTNIFTQISNNVFSVVLGKFYTPQQLGFYSQGQKWMGMGHQLIGGMINGVAQPVLVQVMDDKERQVLVFRKMVRFGAFISFPAMLGLAFVAKEFVWILLGEKWLDSVPFLQLFCFWGAIGYLSQLYVNVLMIYSRSDIYLLGMVLIGIFQILIIGVLYPFGIFNMVIGYIGIYFLSLFFWHHYVKKILPIRFIFICKDVLSYLIISVLLFVLLSYILSGMTNLYILLFAKIFLYTIFYILSLRLLGSKIFEDCLEFVKSKMLC
- a CDS encoding UDP-glucose dehydrogenase family protein; its protein translation is MKIAIVGTGYVGLVTGTCFAEMGTEVFCVDVNAEKITNLKQGIIPIYEPGLEEMVHRNQQAGRLHFTTDLTECLNEVEVLFSAVGTPPDEDGSADLKYVLEVARTVGRNMTKHLLVVTKSTVPVGTARKVRETIQEELDKRGLPLEFDVASNPEFLKEGAAIKDFMSPDRVVVGVESERAKELMTRLYRPFLLNNFRVIFMDVPSAEMTKYAANAMLATRISFMNDVANLCEIVGADVNMVRKGIGSDARIGNRFLYAGIGYGGSCFPKDIKALIKTAKSNGYRMRILEAVEAVNEEQKSILFRKLDDYFKGDLKGKRIAMWGLAFKPETDDMREAPSLVLIDKLLASGCEVYVYDPVSMEETRRRLGDTIHYAKDIYDAVVDADALLLVTEWKEFRMPSWSAVKKLMATPLILDGRNIYDVKELEENGFVYHCIGR